In Bacteroides cellulosilyticus, the genomic stretch CGCCCAGGTCGCTGTTGCGGATGAGTCGGGTGTTCCGGTTGGTTTCAGCTACTTTGGCCTGTTCCTTGCGCATCTCAGCCCAGGCCTGCCGACCGCTGACGTCATCTCGGGACAGGAAGTCTGCCAGCTCTACAATGTAGAAAGGTAATTCCGGGTTGTTGAATGTGCTGCGCCAATCAGCAATCATGGCTGTCAGTAGGGCGGCGTATTCATTGCGGCGGTCCACATTGGACTCTCCCTGATACCAGAGGACACCACGGATGCCATAGTTTTGTAACGGGGCAATCATGGCATTGTACAGGCATACCGGTTTGTAACAGAAGAACATCATTCCCGGAGCCGGAGGCATGGAAGCGCCTAGTCTGTATTTCCATTCTCCTTGCAGGCTTACTTCTTCATTTCCGCAAATAATCTTATAAGGTTTCTCCTTCACAAAGTGCGGATAACCGTTGTTGCTGATGAGGCGTATGGTCACTGTATTCTTCTTTCCCGCTTTCAGTACACCTGCCGGAATGGTATAGATGCGTGGAGGATACTGATAGGAAATAGTACCTATGAATGTACCGTTCACATAGACGGAGTCTGCATCTACAATGCAACCTAAGCGCAAGGTCGCTTCTTTTCCGTTCCAATCCTGCGGTACTTCCACTTCCTTGCGGAACCAGTGCGAACCGTTTATCGGATTCAAACCGTTGGTTCCCCAGTCGGTAGAGAATAAATCAACGGTCTTCCAGTCTTTATCATTGTAGTTGGTGGCATACCAAGGTGTTGCTTCGTGTAGCCCTGCGTCTCCCCGGTATAGGGAAGTGTTCCAGCGATAGAAGCTCAAACCTTCTGTCTGCTTAATGCTTTTCAGATACGCATCATCTTCATATTGTCGTTTATCATTTATATACTTTGGAAATTCTTTCAGTCCTTCTTCGCTTATCCATGCCTCAACGGGAGTCCCGCCCCAACTGGAGTTTATCAGTCCGACGGGTATGTTGTTCTTCTCATACATGGCTTTGGCAAAGAAATAGCCCAGAGCGGAGAAGTTCATTACGTTGTCCTGTGTCAGCGGTTTCCAGGCAACGCTTTCCGGCAGGTCCGTTTGCGGTGCATGGAAGTTGAAGATATTGGGTACTTTCAACTGCCGTATATTCGTGTTCTCATAAGCGGCGATTTCATCACGGAACATATCCGTAACCCGGCTGACAGGCAGTTCCATATTAGATTGACCGGAGCATAGCCATACATCTCCCACCAGAATATCTTTCAGTTCGATGTCATTTACTTGAAGGATGTAAGGTCCGCCCGGTTTCATGGCAGGCAGGGTGAGGGACCATTGGCCGTTTTCATCCGCTGTGGCTGTGTAAGTGGCTTTCAGCTTTCCACCTTTTACACCTGTAGGAGTGGCATTCTTCAGGAACTTAACCAGTACGCTTTCTCCGGCATCTGCCGTACCCCATACTTTAATGGGTTGTTCGCGTTGCAGTACCATTCCGTCAGAAATCAAGGCAGGTAACTTTACCTTTGCGTCCACCATGGAAGTAGCGCAAAGGCAAAGTAACACTGCCAGACTCAACCTAACTTTATTAAAACTAACCTTATTCATATCTTGTTTATCTTTTTAATTCTTCTGCAGATAAGCCGTCAACCTATCTTAGACTAACCGTCTTCTTACCTTAGACTAATTGTTAGTCTAACTCTTAAAATATATTACTTATACTCGTACAACTTCACATGAAGTATCTGGAAGTCTCCCACTGAGATACGCACATGGCGTCCCTGATGGTTTTGATCACCATTCAGACGGCGGATATAAGAGAACGTACCATCCTCGTTTACCTTCACTTCATCTACGGAACCGATGCCGCAACGTGCCCCTTTCCACATCACCTTATCACTTATCACTCCATCACTTATCACTTTATCACCCTTTCCTCCTGTCTGGGCAAATCCGTCTTCGCCCAATGCCCGGACTTTGGCCTGATTTTCTGTAGCTTTCTCAAACTCGATAACGATACCACTACCAGCTACTATATACTCATTAGGTGCCAATTTTAATAATACACCTCCACCTTCGGGCCATACACTGCCATCAGTGGCACGCACATCCCATGGAAGAGTAAAGAAATGGCGGCAAGTTATCTTCAAATCATCCTGATATAGGATGCGTTCTTTATTTTCCTGAT encodes the following:
- a CDS encoding sialate O-acetylesterase gives rise to the protein MNKVSFNKVRLSLAVLLCLCATSMVDAKVKLPALISDGMVLQREQPIKVWGTADAGESVLVKFLKNATPTGVKGGKLKATYTATADENGQWSLTLPAMKPGGPYILQVNDIELKDILVGDVWLCSGQSNMELPVSRVTDMFRDEIAAYENTNIRQLKVPNIFNFHAPQTDLPESVAWKPLTQDNVMNFSALGYFFAKAMYEKNNIPVGLINSSWGGTPVEAWISEEGLKEFPKYINDKRQYEDDAYLKSIKQTEGLSFYRWNTSLYRGDAGLHEATPWYATNYNDKDWKTVDLFSTDWGTNGLNPINGSHWFRKEVEVPQDWNGKEATLRLGCIVDADSVYVNGTFIGTISYQYPPRIYTIPAGVLKAGKKNTVTIRLISNNGYPHFVKEKPYKIICGNEEVSLQGEWKYRLGASMPPAPGMMFFCYKPVCLYNAMIAPLQNYGIRGVLWYQGESNVDRRNEYAALLTAMIADWRSTFNNPELPFYIVELADFLSRDDVSGRQAWAEMRKEQAKVAETNRNTRLIRNSDLGEWNDIHPLDKKTLGQRAAESALENNK